GATGTAAAATTTGATGCCCTAGTGAAGGAGAATGTCGACTATGATGCAGAGCTTACATCTAAGGAGGTAGAAAAAGGGGAAGATATTTCTGATCATATGAAAACCAAGCCCTTTACTGCCTCTTTATCTGGGGTTATGGTTGAGGATGCGGATGCTAAGCTTGAGGCTTTGAAGAAGTATCAAAAAGAGAGTGAACTTTTAACCTATATAGGCAAGTCAAGTCTTGAAAGTGTTGTAATTACAAGTATACAGGTCGAACATACTGTTGAAAATTTTAATGGGTACAATCTTGATATTAGGATTCAAGAGGTGAGGATTGCAAGCCCTGAGACCGTTAAGATATCGGTGAAAAATCCTCAAAGTGGTAAG
This window of the Anaerococcus mediterraneensis genome carries:
- a CDS encoding phage baseplate protein, with protein sequence MQKLLVRLGDVKFDALVKENVDYDAELTSKEVEKGEDISDHMKTKPFTASLSGVMVEDADAKLEALKKYQKESELLTYIGKSSLESVVITSIQVEHTVENFNGYNLDIRIQEVRIASPETVKISVKNPQSGKQDSKTASRVKRPSDEGRKQVQSK